One Oryza brachyantha chromosome 3, ObraRS2, whole genome shotgun sequence DNA segment encodes these proteins:
- the LOC102720501 gene encoding 10 kDa chaperonin, mitochondrial-like, which translates to MAKRLLPTLNRVLVEKLLQPNKSAGGILLPETTKQLNSAKVVAVGPGERDRDGKLIPVSLKEGDTVLLPEYGGTEVKLAEKEYLLFREHDILGRLEE; encoded by the exons ATGGCGAAGAGGCTGCTCCCGACGCTGAACCGGGTGCTGGTGGAGAAGCTGCTGCAGCCCAACAAGAGCGCCGGCGGCATCCTCCTCCCCGAGACCACCAAGCAG CTGAACTCTGCAAAAGTAGTGGCTGTTGGCCCTGGTGAACGTGACAGGGATGGCAAGCTGATCCCTGTATCTCTGAAAGAGGGTGACACTGTTCTGCTACCTGAGTATGGAGGAACCGAAGTGAAGCTTGCTGAGAAAGA GTACCTTCTTTTCAGAGAGCACGACATACTCGGACGGCTTGAGGAGTAA